The following coding sequences lie in one Arachis stenosperma cultivar V10309 chromosome 5, arast.V10309.gnm1.PFL2, whole genome shotgun sequence genomic window:
- the LOC130980686 gene encoding uncharacterized protein LOC130980686, translating to MDTRGCALLLCRICRRLRTAVAIPASSKSANWKGYQWKDIDKTGNKRVRTNKSQGDMMVDLHYLNIRGASNKLARVHSKELVNKFHPTFFILFETHIPFERMKSFWNSLGYQGVGIVEANGHNGGIWILCSNSNISVRVLDVVDQCISFEITMGNNSSYCSAVYANQHIHRHKELWGDLTKIANMIHRPWIVLGDFNDVLLQSEVRGGQFRLARAEQFAETLEDCGLFDMGAIGRRFTWYRKVKGGVQVAKKLDRAVFNQDQ from the exons ATGGACACAAGAGGTTGCGCGCTTCTTCTTTGTAGAATTTGCCGTCGACTCCGGACTGCCGTGGCGATACCAGCAAGCAGCAAATCAGCGAATTGGAAGGGTTATCAGTGGAAGGACATAGACAAAACAGGCAACAAACGAGTAAGGACAAACAAGTCTCAGGGAGATATGATGGTGGATCTTCATTATCTC AATATTAGAGGGGCATCTAATAAATTGGCCCGGGTTCATAGTAAAGAGTTAGTGAATAAATTTCACCCTACTTTTTTCATTCTGTTTGAAACCCATATTCCTTTCGAGAGGATGAAATCTTTTTGGAATAGTCTAGGTTACCAAGGTGTTGGTATTGTTGAGGCTAATGGTCATAATGGGGGTATCTGGATTCTATGTTCTAATTCAAATATTTCTGTGAGAGTATTGGATGTAGTTGATCAATGTATCAGTTTTGAAATCACTATGGGCAATAATTCTAGTTACTGCAGTGCGGTGTATGCTAATCAGCATATACATCGGCATAAAGAACTGTGGGGTGACTTGACAAAGATTGCTAATATGATCCACAGACCTTGGATTGTGTTAGGGGACTTTAATGATGTTCTTTTGCAGAGTGAAGTTAGAGGGGGGCAGTTTAGACTTGCCAGAGCAGAACAATTTGCGGAAACATTGGAGGATTGTGGGCTGTTTGATATGGGGGCTATTGGAAGAAGATTCACTTGGTACAGGAAGGTGAAAGGTGGGGTGCAGGTGGCTAAAAAGCTTGATAGAGCAGTCTTCAATCAAGACCAATGA
- the LOC130980687 gene encoding uncharacterized protein LOC130980687, with product MEVLDKSWIKRPRNSLEYAQGVSRFIEFAFAHHSADGTIICPCNACAFKKWLTRDEVYDHLICTQFPIGYTFWFYHGERSIGETSNVSISISSDLQQNSMADEQHPMVEVDSIRNLISEGLGVGGNIRNGPPVIANEVIDGGAQRLDPSESHATLEAKGFSELLKDGEEPLYEGCTRYSKLSFLLKLFHIKSLCGMTNKSMKMILELLSDAFEYARIPSSFYEAKKIISKLSLDCTKIHACPNNCMLYWGEDENRETCKVCNRSRWKTYQKKGPAEASSIIGNKKKKHPTKVLRYFPLKSRLKRLFYSSKTAADMRWHATAENKDNAMRHPRDFEAWKRFDLEHSNFASDPRNVRLALATDGFNPHGTLSANHSIWPVILIPYNTPPWTCMKSTLFIISMIIPGKKMPGNNIDVYLQPLIKELKELWVEGCDAYDALTQEVFKLHAALLWTISDFPGLGTLSGWNTYTGLACPSCNFDNIPLRLNHSKKYCFMGHRRFLDQRHKFRLNTVQFNGREETRLPPRTLSGNEILSQVENINVTFGRREEIGRSGKRLLMSG from the coding sequence ATGGAAGTTCTGGATAAATCGTGGATTAAGAGACCACGAAATTCTCTTGAGTATGCACAAGGTGTGTCGAGATTTATTGAGTTTGCTTTTGCACATCATTCTGCCGATGGAACAATCATATGTCCATGTAATGCATGTGCTTTTAAGAAGTGGCTAACAAGGGACGAGGTGTACGATCATTTGATTTGTACACAATTCCCAATAGGATATACATTTTGGTTTTATCATGGAGAGCGCTCGATAGGAGAAACTAGCAACGTCTCAATTAGTATTTCTTCAGACTTACAACAAAATTCTATGGCCGACGAGCAGCATCCTATGGTCGAGGTTGATTCAATTCGAAACTTGATTAGTGAAGGTCTAGGAGTTGGTGGGAACATCAGAAATGGACCACCCGTCATAGCAAATGAAGTCATCGATGGTGGTGCGCAAAGATTGGATCCTAGTGAATCTCATGCAACTCTTGAAGCGAAAGGGTTTAGCGAGCTGCTTAAGGATGGAGAAGAGCCGTTATATGAAGGGTGTACGAGATACTCGAAGTTATCTTTTCTATTGAAGTTATTCCATATTAAATCCCTTTGTGGTATGACCAACAAGTCCATGAAGATGATTTTAGAACTATTGAGTGACGCATTCGAATATGCAAGGATTCCAAGTTCTTTTTATGAGGCAAAAAAGATCATTTCTAAACTCAGTTTGGATTGCACAAAGATACATGCTTGCCCAAACAATTGTATGTTGTATTGGGGCGAAGATGAGAACAGGGAGACATGTAAGGTCTGTAATAGGTCTAGATGGAAGACATATCAGAAAAAAGGTCCAGCTGAGGCATCGAGTATTATTGGTaacaaaaagaagaagcatCCAACAAAAGTTCTTCGTTACTTTCCTTTAAAATCTCGATTGAAAAGATTGTTCTACTCGTCAAAGACTGCTGCTGATATGCGATGGCATGCTACAGCTGAGAATAAGGATAACGCAATGAGACATCCAAGAGACTTTGAGGCCTGGAAAAGGTTTGATTTGGAGCACTCCAACTTTGCATCCGATCCACGAAATGTGCGTCTTGCATTAGCTACCGATGGCTTCAATCCACATGGAACTTTGAGTGCAAATCATAGTATTTGGCCTGTCATTCTCATTCCGTATAATACTCCTCCATGGACGTGTATGAAATCGACattattcataatttcaatGATAATTCCTGGCAAGAAAATGCCAGGAAATAACATCGATGTTTATTTGCAACCTCTAATAAAAGAGTTAAAGGAGTTATGGGTTGAGGGTTGCGATGCATATGATGCTTTAACACAAGAAGTCTTTAAGTTGCACGCAGCTTTATTGTGGACAATTAGTGACTTTCCTGGGTTAGGGACTCTTTCTGGATGGAATACATACACAGGACTTGCTTGCCCGTCTTGCAACTTCGATAACATCCCTCTTCGTCTCAATCACAGCAAAAAGTATTGTTTTATGGGTCATCGTCGCTTTCTGGATCAGAGACACAAGTTTAGATTAAACACCGTTCAATTTAATGGAAGAGAAGAAACAAGGCTTCCACCAAGAACATTATCTGGCAATGAAATCCTTTCACAAGTTGAGAATATTAATGTCACCTTTGGCCGAAGAGAAGAAATAGGAAGAAGTGGTAAAAgattactgatgagcggataa